In one window of Nitrospirota bacterium DNA:
- a CDS encoding glycoside hydrolase: protein MKTIQLCFLWHMHQPYYTDPVAGSASMPWVRLHAIKAYFDMAYLIEQFPNLRATFNFTPSLLAQLQELTSGTVRDLFLDYAQKPAADLTPAERAFLVRHFFAANWATMVRPFPRYHELLVKRGTHIQGQDLTGLARQFSIQELRDLQVWHNLAWFGYGTVRRHPRLAALRKKDRGFTEEEKQEVLGLQLQTVAEIIPLYRKLALSGQIELTTSPFYHPILPLLIDTDQARRGRPDTALPQRLQAPADAEAQVQQAVALHRDLFGSAPAGLWPSEGSVCPELIPILRRAGLQWTATDEGILARSLGDWDRGRDLYQSYLAGEPGNELALVFRDREISDAFGFIYSKAAPEAAVEDVVRRISSIAEQAPGNHLLLPIILDGENPWEHYYDGGEQFLSGLYRALDKGTIGQALVTTDTISNALARQRPTRRLEHLHSGSWINADFGIWLGHQEDNRGWDLIKETRQRLVEVADSLAPDAARGAWSELYAAEGSDWFWWYGDDFETDYKAEFDRLFRTHLRNVFLRAGLPAPDYLNHPLFGLPEPHPSHDPVCLLEPTIDGLVTNFFEWRGAGSIDPAPPLGAMWKSSRLFAYLGFGFSLDRLFLRLDQNDEAMDKLHDAAIEAHVLTRLTAYKLVFPLGLPAATACTLWSSGQSGGPGMGFSDQGPCGTACRRTIIELAVPLKALELQAGDQFRMSLVVTQGGLEIDRYPRHHPLTLTVPDADYEARMWKV, encoded by the coding sequence ATGAAAACCATCCAGCTCTGCTTTCTCTGGCACATGCACCAACCGTATTACACGGACCCGGTGGCGGGCTCCGCCTCCATGCCCTGGGTCCGGCTCCACGCGATCAAAGCCTATTTCGACATGGCCTACCTGATCGAGCAGTTCCCGAACCTCAGGGCCACGTTCAACTTCACCCCTTCGCTCCTGGCCCAATTGCAGGAGCTGACGTCGGGCACCGTCCGGGACCTGTTTCTGGACTATGCTCAGAAGCCGGCGGCGGACCTCACCCCGGCGGAACGGGCCTTTCTCGTGCGCCACTTCTTCGCCGCCAACTGGGCCACCATGGTCCGGCCCTTTCCCCGCTACCACGAATTGCTGGTCAAGCGCGGCACCCACATCCAGGGACAGGACCTCACCGGCCTGGCCCGGCAGTTCTCGATCCAAGAGCTGCGCGACCTGCAAGTCTGGCACAATCTGGCCTGGTTCGGATACGGCACGGTGCGGCGCCACCCACGCCTGGCGGCCTTGCGCAAAAAGGACCGTGGCTTCACCGAAGAGGAGAAGCAGGAGGTGCTGGGCCTCCAGTTGCAGACCGTCGCCGAGATCATCCCTCTGTATAGGAAGCTGGCCTTGTCCGGTCAGATCGAGCTCACCACGAGCCCCTTCTACCATCCCATCCTACCGTTGCTGATCGACACGGACCAGGCCAGGCGCGGGAGGCCCGACACGGCCCTGCCGCAGCGGCTCCAGGCCCCAGCCGACGCCGAAGCCCAGGTCCAGCAAGCCGTGGCGCTGCATCGGGACCTGTTCGGATCGGCTCCGGCCGGCCTCTGGCCGTCCGAAGGTTCGGTCTGCCCGGAACTGATTCCGATCCTGCGACGGGCCGGCTTGCAATGGACCGCGACGGACGAAGGCATCCTGGCCCGCTCGCTGGGCGACTGGGATCGGGGCCGGGACTTGTACCAGTCTTACCTGGCGGGAGAGCCGGGAAACGAACTGGCGCTCGTCTTCCGGGACCGGGAGATTTCGGATGCCTTCGGCTTCATCTACTCCAAGGCCGCGCCGGAGGCAGCCGTGGAAGACGTGGTGCGCCGGATCAGCAGCATCGCCGAACAGGCTCCCGGCAATCACCTGCTGCTGCCGATCATCCTGGACGGTGAAAATCCCTGGGAACATTATTACGACGGCGGGGAACAGTTCCTGTCCGGTCTCTACCGGGCGCTGGACAAGGGGACCATCGGCCAGGCACTCGTGACGACCGACACGATCAGCAACGCCCTCGCCAGACAGCGCCCGACCAGGCGGCTCGAGCATCTGCACTCCGGCTCCTGGATCAACGCCGACTTCGGCATCTGGCTGGGGCACCAGGAGGACAACCGGGGCTGGGACCTGATCAAGGAGACCCGCCAGCGACTGGTTGAGGTCGCCGACTCCCTCGCGCCGGACGCCGCGCGCGGCGCCTGGAGTGAGCTCTATGCCGCGGAAGGCAGCGATTGGTTCTGGTGGTACGGCGACGACTTCGAAACCGACTATAAGGCCGAGTTCGACCGGCTGTTTCGGACCCATCTGCGCAACGTGTTTCTCCGTGCCGGGCTCCCCGCGCCGGACTATTTAAACCACCCCCTCTTCGGACTGCCCGAACCCCATCCCTCGCATGATCCGGTGTGCCTCCTGGAGCCGACGATCGACGGGCTGGTCACGAATTTTTTTGAATGGCGCGGGGCCGGCTCCATCGACCCGGCGCCGCCGCTGGGCGCCATGTGGAAGTCCAGCCGGCTGTTTGCCTACCTTGGATTCGGCTTCAGCCTGGACCGGCTCTTCCTCCGGTTGGATCAGAACGACGAGGCCATGGACAAGCTACACGACGCGGCCATCGAGGCGCATGTCCTGACCAGACTCACCGCCTACAAGCTGGTCTTTCCCCTGGGCCTGCCTGCCGCCACGGCCTGCACGCTCTGGTCGTCAGGCCAGTCCGGCGGACCGGGGATGGGATTCTCGGATCAAGGCCCCTGCGGCACGGCCTGCCGGCGCACCATCATTGAGTTGGCCGTCCCGCTGAAAGCCCTGGAACTCCAGGCAGGCGACCAGTTTCGAATGAGCCTGGTCGTCACGCAAGGAGGGCTCGAAATAGACCGGTATCCCCGGCACCACCCCCTGACCCTGACCGTTCCGGACGCGGACTATGAGGCCCGCATGTGGAAGGTCTGA
- a CDS encoding aminoglycoside phosphotransferase — protein sequence MTAADPSVPKPPQAPPDEAVVAETVRTRLPFHAQFKALAPLAGDASNRRYFRIQLGAGTFPSLVLMQLAEPEAFKQSEEAVSGGAAPPTELPFVNVHRHLIQAQVPVPQLYHYDQEAGLLYLEDLGDVTLAQACENGAGDQTPGFYRYAVDVLVNLHLKATFPPEPACVAFGRAFDVPLLMWEFDHFIEYGIEKRNGRLIPEADRQAIRNDMQKVAGLLAGLPQVFTHRDYHSRNLMVREGRLRVIDFQDALMGPATYDLASLLRDSYVALDEELIAELVIRYLEGRAKAGAPLDRLTFMRLFDLTSIQRNLKAAGRFVYIDQVKGNPKFLADIPRTLGYVRRNLAKYPETASLRKRLAAYVPELQ from the coding sequence ATGACCGCCGCTGATCCTTCCGTACCCAAGCCGCCGCAGGCTCCGCCGGACGAAGCCGTAGTTGCCGAAACCGTTCGCACCCGATTGCCCTTTCACGCCCAGTTCAAGGCGCTGGCACCGCTGGCCGGCGACGCCTCGAACCGGCGGTATTTCCGCATCCAGCTCGGCGCCGGGACCTTTCCCTCTCTGGTCCTGATGCAACTGGCCGAGCCGGAGGCGTTCAAGCAATCGGAGGAGGCCGTGAGCGGCGGCGCTGCGCCCCCGACCGAACTGCCGTTTGTGAACGTGCACCGGCATTTGATCCAGGCCCAGGTGCCTGTGCCCCAGCTCTACCATTACGATCAGGAAGCCGGGCTTCTGTACCTGGAGGACTTGGGCGATGTCACCCTGGCGCAGGCCTGCGAGAACGGAGCCGGCGACCAGACGCCGGGGTTCTACCGTTATGCGGTGGACGTGCTGGTAAACCTGCATCTCAAGGCGACCTTTCCCCCGGAGCCTGCCTGTGTGGCGTTCGGGCGCGCCTTCGATGTGCCCTTGCTCATGTGGGAGTTCGACCATTTCATCGAATATGGGATTGAAAAACGGAACGGGCGGCTCATTCCCGAAGCCGATCGCCAGGCGATCCGCAACGACATGCAGAAGGTGGCCGGGCTATTGGCCGGCTTGCCGCAGGTCTTCACGCATCGGGATTACCACAGCCGGAACTTGATGGTGCGGGAGGGGCGTCTCCGGGTGATCGATTTCCAGGATGCGCTCATGGGGCCGGCCACCTACGACTTGGCGTCGCTGTTACGCGACTCCTACGTGGCTTTGGACGAGGAGCTGATCGCGGAACTGGTGATCCGGTATTTGGAAGGACGGGCCAAGGCCGGCGCCCCGCTGGACCGGCTGACGTTCATGCGCCTGTTCGACCTGACCAGCATCCAGCGTAACCTCAAAGCCGCCGGTCGTTTTGTCTACATCGATCAAGTGAAAGGCAATCCGAAATTCCTCGCCGACATTCCCCGCACGCTCGGCTACGTGCGCCGCAACTTGGCCAAGTATCCGGAAACGGCGTCGCTCCGCAAGAGACTAGCCGCCTATGTCCCCGAATTACAGTGA
- a CDS encoding nucleotidyltransferase family protein, whose translation MIRASSIYHSRFTMRAMILAAGLGTRLRPLTDTRPKPLLPVAGTPLIVWNLLLLRRYGVTEVLINLHHLGHLIEQALGSGAAYGLSLTYSREPVILGTGGGIKQAEPFFEGQSFLVLNGDTLLELDLGALMATHRERGALATMVLREDPEAERWGPVEVDQAQQVLSINGRGRKGHGLTQRLMFAGVHVMHPRLLREVPVGRDSSIIEAYVRAIAGGERILGYRMTGYWSDVGTPERYAQAQRDVETGAISLAARYGPGAG comes from the coding sequence ATGATCCGGGCTTCAAGCATTTACCATTCACGATTCACAATGCGCGCGATGATCCTCGCGGCCGGGCTCGGGACGCGTCTGCGGCCGCTGACCGATACCCGGCCCAAGCCGCTCCTGCCGGTCGCCGGCACCCCTTTAATCGTTTGGAACTTGCTGCTGCTGCGCCGGTACGGCGTGACCGAGGTGCTCATCAATCTGCACCATTTGGGGCATCTCATCGAGCAGGCGTTGGGAAGCGGGGCGGCATACGGGCTCAGCCTGACTTATTCGCGTGAGCCGGTCATCCTCGGCACCGGCGGCGGCATCAAGCAGGCGGAGCCCTTCTTCGAAGGCCAATCCTTCCTGGTGCTGAACGGGGATACGTTGTTGGAACTGGACCTGGGCGCGCTGATGGCGACACATCGCGAACGGGGCGCTCTGGCGACCATGGTGCTGCGCGAAGACCCGGAGGCGGAGCGGTGGGGGCCAGTGGAAGTGGATCAGGCCCAGCAGGTTCTGTCGATCAACGGGCGGGGCCGAAAGGGACATGGTCTGACACAGAGGCTGATGTTTGCGGGTGTGCATGTCATGCATCCCCGCCTGTTGCGCGAGGTGCCGGTGGGCCGCGACTCATCCATCATCGAGGCCTATGTCCGGGCGATCGCTGGGGGCGAGCGCATCCTGGGCTACCGCATGACCGGCTATTGGTCGGATGTCGGCACGCCGGAACGGTATGCGCAGGCCCAGCGGGACGTGGAAACAGGCGCCATCTCCTTGGCGGCTCGGTATGGACCTGGGGCCGGCTGA
- a CDS encoding HD domain-containing protein: protein MQKFKTLLVENFERMFVVVTLTITIAINYFLPYKTAFLNFYFLAIIMAGYYLGRRQAVLGAFLCILVVGVYVVLAPESFKQERSDLDLYLTIATWGGFLILSGAVVGQLHEKLTLEVAAGKELNVNLQRQQEELRQANTALQEYSESLSTLNRNLQVQQDELSRTNITLTERTEELEQSKRSIESLKAKVEETLYATMDSSVVNLLIEGRLRNEKRTVSIMFTDLVGFSSYSEEKPPEVVIRELNRFIGDMEPLLMAYHGHIDKYMGDGIMCEFGAPLECETHRLLAVLAAVKAQEKMAKLSYPWKMRVGIGTGPMITGLIGSKRQTFTAIGDVVNVASRLEQACAPEHVLIDRDTYNGVSHLIEARKKRDLPSKDGINPEREQELEALHEQTAGNPQDAMLYSRIGQIHLELNEPAEALFYFERALDLDKGNKDFKVAYAEAGMKMRELEKISVRGKRQRVEAFEVVGIKDILLNREKIPQSFYQDFAQATSLITIPSDVILPVEALDGSLGHSKVVALIAYAIANAFGLPDKDKLDIMHAGFMADIGKEIIPHYILNRGGSLSKGEFDMVRMHTSEGVRIMRKMGYENDAILQIVLHSHENFNGSGYPNGLKGEDIPIGSRIVAVADAYDALTSKRPYRDSWERHAALDEIGRGVETGLYDPQMVKALERIMS, encoded by the coding sequence ATGCAAAAATTCAAAACTCTCCTCGTTGAAAATTTCGAGCGCATGTTCGTAGTGGTGACCCTCACCATCACGATCGCCATCAATTACTTCCTCCCCTACAAAACAGCCTTTCTGAACTTTTACTTTCTGGCCATCATCATGGCCGGGTACTACCTGGGACGACGGCAGGCGGTCCTGGGAGCGTTTCTGTGCATCCTGGTCGTCGGCGTCTATGTCGTCCTGGCTCCGGAGTCGTTCAAGCAGGAGCGGAGCGACCTCGACCTCTACCTGACCATCGCCACCTGGGGGGGATTCCTCATCCTATCCGGCGCGGTGGTGGGCCAACTGCACGAGAAACTCACGCTTGAAGTGGCCGCCGGCAAAGAATTGAACGTGAATCTGCAGCGCCAGCAGGAAGAACTCCGCCAAGCCAACACCGCCCTGCAGGAATACTCGGAAAGCCTCTCCACGCTGAACCGCAACCTGCAGGTGCAGCAGGACGAACTCTCCAGAACCAATATCACCTTGACGGAGCGCACCGAAGAATTGGAGCAATCCAAACGCTCTATCGAATCCCTGAAGGCGAAGGTGGAAGAAACCCTCTATGCGACGATGGATTCCTCCGTCGTCAACCTGCTCATCGAAGGCCGGCTGCGGAACGAAAAACGCACGGTCAGCATCATGTTCACCGACCTCGTCGGGTTTTCCTCCTATTCGGAAGAGAAGCCGCCGGAAGTCGTCATCCGCGAGCTCAACCGTTTCATCGGGGACATGGAGCCGCTCCTGATGGCCTACCACGGGCACATCGACAAGTACATGGGCGACGGCATCATGTGCGAGTTCGGCGCCCCGTTGGAATGCGAAACCCATCGCCTGCTGGCCGTGCTGGCCGCCGTCAAGGCCCAGGAGAAGATGGCCAAGCTGAGCTACCCGTGGAAGATGCGCGTCGGCATCGGGACCGGTCCCATGATCACGGGGTTGATCGGCTCCAAGCGGCAGACCTTCACCGCCATCGGCGACGTCGTCAATGTGGCTTCGCGGCTGGAACAGGCCTGCGCACCGGAGCATGTCCTGATCGATCGCGACACCTACAATGGGGTCAGCCATCTCATTGAGGCGCGGAAAAAGCGGGACCTGCCGAGCAAGGACGGGATCAACCCAGAGAGGGAACAGGAGTTGGAGGCCCTCCACGAGCAGACCGCCGGCAATCCCCAAGACGCCATGCTCTACTCCCGCATCGGCCAGATTCACTTGGAGCTGAACGAGCCGGCGGAAGCGCTTTTCTACTTCGAGCGGGCGCTTGACCTGGACAAAGGCAACAAAGATTTCAAGGTCGCCTATGCCGAAGCCGGCATGAAAATGCGCGAGTTGGAAAAGATCAGCGTGCGGGGCAAACGGCAACGCGTCGAAGCCTTCGAAGTGGTCGGCATCAAGGACATCCTCCTCAACCGCGAGAAGATTCCGCAGAGTTTTTACCAGGACTTTGCGCAGGCGACGAGCCTGATCACGATTCCATCCGACGTCATCCTGCCTGTGGAAGCGCTGGATGGGAGCCTCGGCCATTCCAAGGTGGTGGCCCTCATCGCCTACGCCATCGCCAACGCGTTCGGCCTCCCCGACAAGGACAAGCTGGACATCATGCACGCCGGATTCATGGCCGACATCGGCAAGGAGATCATTCCCCACTACATCCTGAACCGCGGCGGCAGCCTCAGCAAAGGCGAGTTCGACATGGTCCGGATGCACACCTCCGAAGGGGTGCGCATCATGCGCAAGATGGGGTATGAGAACGACGCCATCTTGCAGATCGTCCTTCACAGCCACGAGAACTTCAACGGCTCGGGCTATCCCAACGGCTTGAAGGGCGAGGATATCCCCATCGGGTCCCGCATCGTGGCCGTCGCCGATGCCTACGACGCGCTCACCAGCAAGCGTCCCTATCGGGACTCCTGGGAGCGCCACGCCGCGTTGGATGAAATCGGCCGGGGCGTCGAGACCGGCCTCTATGATCCACAGATGGTCAAAGCCTTGGAACGAATCATGAGCTGA
- a CDS encoding heavy metal translocating P-type ATPase gives MAIDPVCGMTVDEQTAPAKAVHKGTTYYFCAPGCKRTFEADPEAVLARGHQPMVPGVPVQLVTLTPRRPKPESGSGQQPAAAKSAAETLTIPIEGMSCASCVAKIEQGLGALRGVTKASVNLATEQATVDYLPAVVSPADIHQTISSLGYKPVTPTAMEGSKQAGSFERTDRAERTDPVEQRKQAAYRTLKRRSLIAASLAVPVMLLGMSEHLGLPLSLSTSFWLQLLLATPVQFWAGWQFYRGAFAAAQHGSTDMNTLIAVGTSAAYLYSLAATLNPAFFTAGGLTPTVYFDTSATIIVLILFGRLLEMRAKGRASEAIRKLAGLQPRRARIIRNGREEEIAIEDVQVGDLVIIRPGEKIPVDGIVRQGASAVDESMLTGESLPVDKQPGDPVVGATVNRSGSLRVEATKVGRDTALAQIIRIVEEAQAAKPPLAKLADRIAAFFVPTVIGVAALTFALWLLFGPPPALTHALVNFVAVLIVACPCALGLATPTSIMVGLGKGAEFGILLRGGEALERAHQLTTVVLDKTGTLTRGEPSVTAVVSLNEGWTAEQVISLAASAERDSEHPVGQAIVRHAQAKGLPLEEARDFTAIPGHGIRVTVGGPDHYQALSLGNLRLMETDGVPVDAEAEKAFDQLAAAGLTPMYLAARGAHRQGHPSGSADAAQTNGTGKVLGLIAVADQLKDHAAETVEALRRMGLEVIMLTGDNQRTAKSIAYQAKIDQVLAEVLPDQKAREIQRLQSAGKVVAMVGDGINDAPALAQADVGIALGTGTDVAMAAADVTLVRGDLRGVVTAIALSRATTRNIKQNLFAAFIYNVLLIPAAALGLLSPIWAAAAMGLSSVSVVSNALRLRKFSPTQGRH, from the coding sequence ATGGCCATCGATCCCGTCTGCGGCATGACCGTGGATGAACAGACAGCGCCGGCGAAGGCCGTCCACAAGGGCACGACCTATTATTTCTGCGCGCCTGGCTGCAAGCGGACGTTCGAAGCCGATCCGGAGGCGGTGCTCGCGCGGGGCCACCAGCCCATGGTCCCGGGGGTGCCGGTGCAGCTGGTCACACTCACGCCGCGACGGCCCAAACCGGAGTCGGGTTCCGGCCAGCAGCCAGCAGCCGCCAAGTCGGCCGCCGAAACCCTGACGATTCCCATCGAGGGCATGTCCTGCGCCTCCTGCGTCGCCAAGATCGAGCAGGGGCTCGGCGCCCTGCGGGGCGTCACCAAAGCCTCGGTCAACCTGGCCACGGAGCAGGCCACGGTGGACTACCTACCGGCCGTCGTCAGCCCGGCCGACATCCACCAGACCATCAGCAGCCTCGGCTACAAGCCGGTCACGCCGACAGCGATGGAGGGATCGAAGCAGGCGGGCTCATTCGAGCGAACCGACCGGGCCGAGCGGACCGACCCGGTGGAACAGCGTAAACAGGCGGCCTACCGGACGCTCAAGCGACGCAGCCTCATCGCCGCCTCATTGGCCGTCCCGGTCATGCTGTTGGGCATGTCGGAACATCTCGGCCTGCCTCTTTCCCTCTCCACCTCCTTTTGGCTCCAACTTTTGTTGGCCACGCCGGTACAGTTCTGGGCCGGATGGCAGTTCTACCGGGGGGCCTTTGCGGCGGCGCAGCACGGGTCCACCGATATGAATACCTTGATCGCGGTGGGAACCTCGGCGGCATACCTGTACAGCCTGGCCGCGACTCTCAACCCCGCATTCTTCACAGCCGGCGGCCTTACGCCCACCGTCTATTTCGATACGTCGGCCACGATCATCGTGCTGATCCTGTTCGGACGCCTGCTGGAAATGCGGGCCAAGGGCCGCGCTTCGGAAGCCATCCGCAAGCTCGCCGGCCTCCAGCCCAGGCGGGCCAGGATCATCCGGAATGGACGCGAAGAGGAGATCGCGATCGAGGACGTGCAAGTCGGCGACCTGGTCATCATACGCCCCGGCGAGAAGATTCCGGTGGACGGGATCGTGCGCCAAGGGGCCTCGGCCGTCGACGAATCCATGCTCACCGGGGAAAGCCTGCCGGTGGACAAACAGCCGGGCGATCCGGTCGTCGGCGCCACGGTCAACCGGAGCGGCAGCCTGCGGGTGGAAGCCACCAAAGTCGGCCGGGACACGGCGCTGGCCCAGATCATCAGGATCGTGGAAGAGGCCCAGGCGGCCAAGCCTCCGTTGGCCAAGCTGGCCGACCGCATCGCCGCCTTCTTCGTGCCGACCGTCATCGGCGTGGCGGCGCTCACCTTCGCGTTGTGGCTCCTGTTCGGACCGCCGCCGGCCCTCACCCATGCGCTCGTCAATTTTGTCGCCGTCCTGATCGTCGCCTGTCCCTGTGCGTTGGGGCTTGCCACGCCGACATCCATCATGGTGGGCCTGGGCAAAGGCGCCGAATTCGGCATCCTGCTGCGCGGCGGCGAAGCCTTGGAGCGGGCGCACCAACTCACCACGGTGGTGCTGGACAAGACCGGGACGCTGACGCGAGGAGAACCGTCCGTCACGGCCGTGGTCTCCTTGAACGAGGGCTGGACCGCCGAACAGGTCATCAGCCTGGCAGCCTCGGCGGAGCGTGACTCGGAGCATCCGGTCGGACAGGCCATCGTGCGGCATGCACAAGCCAAGGGACTGCCCCTGGAAGAGGCCCGTGACTTCACCGCCATCCCCGGACACGGGATTCGCGTCACCGTGGGCGGGCCGGACCATTATCAGGCCCTGTCTCTCGGCAACCTGCGTCTGATGGAAACGGATGGGGTTCCGGTCGATGCGGAAGCGGAAAAAGCCTTCGACCAGCTGGCCGCCGCCGGATTGACCCCCATGTACCTGGCCGCCAGAGGCGCGCACCGCCAGGGCCATCCATCCGGCTCGGCCGACGCGGCGCAGACGAACGGGACCGGCAAGGTCCTCGGCCTCATCGCCGTGGCCGACCAGCTGAAAGACCATGCCGCCGAGACCGTGGAGGCCTTGCGCCGGATGGGCCTGGAAGTCATCATGCTGACCGGGGACAATCAACGAACCGCAAAATCCATTGCCTATCAAGCCAAGATCGACCAGGTGCTGGCGGAGGTCCTGCCCGATCAAAAGGCCCGCGAGATCCAGCGGCTTCAATCAGCCGGCAAGGTGGTTGCGATGGTCGGAGACGGAATCAACGACGCACCGGCCCTGGCGCAAGCCGACGTGGGAATCGCGCTCGGAACCGGTACGGACGTGGCCATGGCGGCGGCCGACGTTACCCTCGTGCGGGGAGACCTGCGGGGCGTCGTCACGGCCATTGCCCTGTCCCGCGCCACGACCCGGAACATCAAACAGAACCTGTTTGCCGCGTTCATCTACAATGTCCTGCTGATTCCCGCCGCCGCCCTGGGCCTGCTGAGTCCGATCTGGGCGGCCGCCGCCATGGGACTCTCCTCCGTCAGCGTCGTGAGCAACGCCCTGCGGCTGCGCAAGTTCAGCCCCACTCAGGGGAGGCATTAA
- a CDS encoding sigma-54-dependent Fis family transcriptional regulator, translating into MRPKILIVDDDPDIVTILRDRLDSLGYETCTASDGLQGLERIEREQPDLILLDLEMPRLSGLELLKRLSQNRQQVREGADVPVIVMTAYGTITKAVEAMKEGAYDFLAKPIEVDHLSIVLRKVLERESLKRQVACLRTEVDSRYAGIIGTSRVITEVMDLARRAANSDASVLLLGESGTGKELFARSIHQWSPRRAMPFVVINCVALTETLLENELFGHERGAFTGADRQQKGKMEMADGGTVFLDEIGDMPLSLQAKLLRFLQDHEFHRVGGTRLVRVNIRVIAATNKDLKQAVRAGTFREDLYFRLNVVTLTLPPLRNRPEDIPLLADFFLARHAREAKRPHLRLSVEALDAITQYAWPGNIRELENAVARAVVLSPQEVIPPQYLGLSVSDGPPASDGEGRTDDDDSLPYHESMEQHSRFIILRALRQTNGSQTKAAERLKLQRTYLARLIKQKGLSEPKPSSS; encoded by the coding sequence ATGAGACCGAAGATCCTGATCGTGGACGACGATCCGGACATCGTGACGATTCTGCGCGATCGCCTGGACTCGCTGGGTTATGAGACCTGCACCGCGTCGGACGGGTTGCAGGGGCTGGAACGGATCGAGCGGGAGCAGCCGGACCTGATCTTGCTGGATCTGGAAATGCCGCGGCTATCCGGTCTCGAGCTGCTCAAGCGACTGTCCCAAAACAGGCAGCAAGTCCGCGAAGGCGCCGATGTGCCGGTCATCGTCATGACCGCCTACGGCACCATCACGAAAGCCGTCGAGGCCATGAAGGAAGGCGCCTACGACTTTCTCGCCAAGCCCATCGAAGTGGACCATTTGTCCATTGTGCTGCGGAAAGTCCTGGAGCGGGAATCGCTCAAACGGCAGGTGGCCTGCCTCAGGACCGAAGTGGACAGCCGCTATGCCGGCATCATCGGCACCAGCCGGGTGATCACGGAGGTCATGGACCTGGCCCGGCGGGCCGCCAATTCGGACGCCAGCGTGCTGCTGCTCGGCGAGAGCGGCACCGGCAAGGAACTCTTCGCGCGCTCCATCCACCAGTGGAGCCCGCGCCGCGCCATGCCGTTCGTCGTCATCAACTGCGTGGCCCTGACCGAGACCCTGCTGGAAAACGAACTGTTCGGCCATGAGCGGGGCGCCTTCACCGGCGCCGACCGCCAGCAGAAGGGCAAAATGGAGATGGCCGATGGGGGCACGGTCTTTCTGGACGAGATCGGCGACATGCCGCTCTCGCTCCAAGCCAAGCTGTTGCGCTTTCTGCAAGACCACGAGTTCCACCGGGTCGGGGGCACCCGCCTCGTCCGCGTCAACATCCGGGTGATTGCCGCCACCAACAAGGATCTCAAGCAAGCCGTCCGGGCCGGCACGTTCCGGGAGGACCTCTACTTCCGCCTCAACGTCGTAACGCTCACCCTGCCCCCGCTGCGGAACCGGCCCGAGGACATTCCGCTGCTGGCCGACTTCTTCCTCGCGCGGCACGCGCGCGAAGCCAAGCGGCCGCACCTGCGGCTTTCGGTCGAAGCCCTGGACGCCATCACGCAGTACGCCTGGCCGGGCAACATCCGCGAACTGGAGAATGCCGTGGCGCGGGCCGTGGTGCTGAGCCCGCAGGAGGTGATTCCGCCCCAATACCTGGGCCTCTCCGTTTCCGACGGGCCGCCGGCATCGGACGGAGAAGGCCGGACGGACGACGACGACAGCCTCCCCTACCACGAATCCATGGAGCAGCACAGCCGGTTCATCATCCTCCGAGCCCTTCGGCAAACCAACGGCAGCCAAACCAAGGCGGCGGAGCGGTTGAAGCTGCAGCGCACCTATCTGGCCCGCCTGATCAAACAGAAGGGCCTCTCGGAACCCAAGCCATCCTCGAGTTGA